The Candidatus Eremiobacterota bacterium genomic sequence CCCTTCACGACAACCGAGGCTTGGCGTCCCGGCTCGACGGCACCGCCGGGTGTCTCGCTCAGCACGGCGACGGAGAGATCGAGATCGAAGCTGAGCGTGCGCACGGGCCGGGCGGTCTCGGCGGCGCCGGCCGCCAGCGGCGCCGCGGCGAGAACGGCGAAGAGAGCGAACACCGGCGCGCGGGTGCCCATGGCCCAGGTTTCGCTGCCCCGCCCGGCAGGCTCCTAGCCGCCGCGCTGCATAGGAGAACGCATGCAGATCGAGCGCTTCCGCGACCGCTTCAAGGACGTGATCGGGCTGATCGTGACGCCGATGGACCGCAGCTACGCGGTCGACGAGGGCGCGTTGCGCGCGCAGATCGAGTGGTGCTTCGCGCAGGGCGCGACCGGGATCGTCGCGACCGGCTCGATCGGCGAGTTTCTGCACTTGGAGGACGCCGAGCGCCGCCGCGTCCTCGAGGTCGTTCTCGAGCAGACGCGCAAGCGTCCCGGCGCGAGCGCGTTCGCGATGACGTCCGGCGCGACGACCCTGCAAGCGCTGAAGTGGACGAAGCTCGCCGCCGAGCTGGGCTACGACTGCGCGGTCGTGATCGCGCCGTACTACTGGAAGGTCGGCGAGCGCGAAGTGTTCGAGCACTTCCGCGCGATCGCGGAAGCGAATCTGCTTCCGATCTGTGTCTACCACAATCCGGCGCTCTCGAAGTTCCACATCCCACCGGCGCTCTTCCGCAAGCTCGCCGAGCTGGAGAACGTCGTCTGCGTCAAAGAGGTCGAGACCGAGCTGCAGCATCTCGAGCAAGTCGCCGACGCGCTCGAAGGCCGCGCGATCTACCTGCAGACGTTCCGCGCGTATCTGACGGGACGGCTGCTGGGCTCGAACGGCGGCCAGATCAACGTCTTCGCGATCCCGGCCTGCGTCGCGATCGACGCGGCGTGGCGCGGCGACGTCGCGCTCGCCGAGGAGATCCAGCGCCGGCTGAACCGCGTCTTCCCGCGCGGCGGCGAAGCGGCGCTCGGCGCGCTCGGGATGACGAAGGTCACCGCTTCGGTCGTCACCGGGATCGAGATGGGCCCGGCGCGACCGCCGTACCTCGCCCCGGACGACGCCGAAGAACGGATCGCCAAACGTCTGCCCGAATTGTACGAGCTCGTCCCCGCGATGCGCCCACAGAAGCGCACCGCCGTGCACGCGGTGTCGTGATTCCCGACGAAACGATCGCCGGCCCGCCATCGACGACGCAGCTCTGGATCGACGGCGCATACGCCGACGCGGCGGACGGCGCAACGTACGAGGACGTCGATCCGGCGAGCGGCGAAGCGTTCGCGCGGATCGCGCGGGGCGGCGCCGCCGACGTCGCGCGGGCCGTCGGCGCGGCGCGGCGCGCGTTCGACGACGGGCCGTGGCCGCGCACCACCGCCGCCGAGCGCGCGAAGGTGCTGCGCACGCTCGCCGCGCTGCTGCTCGAGCACCGTGAAGAGCTCGCGCGGCTGGAGTCGCGCGACGCCGGGAAACCGTTCCGCGAAACCGCCGACCGCGACGTGCCGCGCGCGGCCGACAACTGCGCGTTCTTCGCGAGCGCGGTCGAGCAGCGCGAGCAGAGCGCGTTCTTCGACCGCAAGCCGTTCCTCGGCGAGCAGCGCGAGATCGCCTCGATCGTGCGCGAGGAGCCGGTCGGCGTGTGCGCGCTGCTGACGCCGTGGAACTCGCCGCTGATGCAGGCGACCTGGAAGATCGCGCCGGCGATCGCCGCCGGCAATACCTGCGTGCTGAAGCCTTCGGAGCTGACGCCGCTCTCGACGCTGCGCCTCGCGGAGCTGTGCGCCCAAGCCGGCGTCCCGGACGGCGTCGTGAACGTCGTGACCGGGTTCGGCCCGGAGGCCGGCGCGCCGCTGGTCGCCGACCCGCGCGTCGACGCGGTCGCGTTCACCGGGAGCGAGCCGACCGGGATCGCGATCAACCTCGCCGCCGCGCCGACCCTCAAGAAAGTCACCCTCGAGCTCGGTGGGAAATCGGCGAACGTCGTCTGCGACGACGCCGATCTCGAGCTCGCGGTCGAAGGGAGCGTGCTGGCGATGTTCCGGCACAGCGGGCAAGTCTGCCTCGCCGGCACGCGCTTGTACGTGCAGCACAAGATCTACGACCGTTTTCTGGAGCGCTATCTCGAGCGCGTGCGAAACCTGCGCGTCGGCGATCCGCAGTCGCGCGAGAGCGACCTCGGCCCGCTCATCACCGCGGGCCACCGCGAGCGCGTCGAGCGCTTCTGCGCGCAAGCCGACGACGAAGGCGTTCCGGCGCTGCTGCGCGGGCGGCGGCCGGACGAAGCGTCGCTCGCGGCGGGGAACTATCTCGGCCCGACGATCTTCGCGCCGCGCGACGAGTCGCAGGCGGTCGCGCGCGAAGAGGTCTTCGGCCCGGTGCTTTCCGTCTTCCGCTTCGAGACGCTCGACGAGGTTGTCGCGCGCGCCAACGCGACGCGCTACGGGCTCTCCTCGTACGTGTGGACGGCGAGCATCGCGAACGGGCTGCGCTTCGCCGAGCGCGTCCGCGCCGGAATGTGCTGGATCAACGGCTACTTCCTGCGCGACCTGCGCCAGCCGTTCGGCGGCGTCCGGATGAGCGGGCTCGGCCGCGAAGGCGGCCGCTGGTCGCTGGACTTCTTCACCGAACCGAAACTGGTGTGCATCTCCTATTGATCGTCTCGAGGTACATCCCGTCATGTCGTACGTGAGCCCGCTGACCGTCATCCCGAAGCACGTTCCGGAAGAACAGCTGCGGACGTTCGGGACGCTGGAGTCGTACGAAGCGTACATCGAGCACCAGTACCGCGACAGCAAGGCGCTGCTCGAGAAGTACCGCGCGCACAAGACGCACGATCCGGAGCTGAGCGCCGAGTACCGCCGCGCGATGGCGCCGATCATGCTGACGACCTGCTGGGGCGAAGCGCAGACGACCGCGCAGGTCGCGCAGATCATCACCAAGACGAACCGTCCGACCATCCAGTATTTCTACGCGACCCACGCGCTCGACGAGGTCCGCCACACCCAGATCGAGTGGCGCCGCATCCGCGACCTCGACCTCGCCGACTCGCTCGACGTTCCGTACGAGCAGACGGAGCTGTTCCGATTCGTCAACGGGCTCCCGTCGTTCGTCGAGATCGTCTACGGCCAGGTCTGCACGCTCGAGGCGTACTCCGCGCACGTGCTGTTCAACTCGATCGCCGACCTCGCCCGCAAGTACGGCGATCTCGCGACCGCGGTGACGTACGAGTACGTGATGCACGACGAGGTCCGCCACATCAGCACCGGCCTCAAAGTCGTGCGCGAAGCGATCGAGACCGCGCCCGATCCCGAAGAAGCCGTCTTTCGCATCCTCGACCTGGAGGAGCGGCTGCTGCCCATAACTATCCGCAAGCTGGGCCGCGACTCGGCGATCGCGGGAAACCTCTACGAAGCGGGGATGATCGCCGACAAGCGCGCCTTCGAGCTCGACGGCTTTCGCCAGTACCTGATCTTCCGCTCGAAGATTCCGAGCCTGCCGCCGATGCGCTACAAAGGCCCGGACGGCTGGACCGCCGCCGACACCGCCGCGGCCGCCGCATCATCCTGAGCTTGTCGAAGGACGAGCCACCACCGTGATCGCGGCCGGCCTCTTCTCCACCCACGTTCCGCGCCTGATGATTCTCGACCCCGAAGCGCGCCGGCGGTACATGGGCCAGAACGTCACGACGTTCTACGACGCGCTCCCGCAGATCAAGCGCGAGCGGATCGACGCGCTGGAGTTCGACACCTTCGTCGTGATCGACACCCACTGGCACTCGACGCTCGAGTTCATCCTGAACGCGCACGCGCGCCACGAAGGGCTCTACACCTCCGACGAGATCCCGTGGATGATCCACGAGTACGCGTACGACTACCCGGGCGATCCGGAGCTGGCCGCGCTGATCGCGCAAGAGTCGAAAGCGCGCGGCGTGCCGGCCGAAGCAGCCGCGCACCGCGGCTTGCCGGTGCATTACGGCACGCTCAACCCGATGCACTACTACAACCCCGGCCCGAGCAAGAAGCGCGTCCTGCCGGTCTCGGTGCTCGACACGGCGGAGGTCGAGCCGAACCTGCGCTTCGGCGAAGCGGTCACGGCGGCAGCGGAGCGCTGCGGGCGGCGGGTGCTGCTGGTCGCCTCGGGCGGGATGTCGCACCGCTTCTGGCCGCTGGCGACGATCCGGCAGCGGGCCGGCGCCGATCCGAGCGACATCAGCGATCCGGCGCTGCGCGCGTTCGACGAGCGGATCATGGCGTGGTGGCGCGCCGGCGACCACGCCGCGGTGCTCGCGCACGCCGACGAGTTCCGCCGCACCTGCTCGCCCGAAGGCCGCTTCGCGCACTACCTCGTCCTGGCCGGCGCGCACGGCGGCGCGGCGTGGCGCGCGCGCGGCGAGCAGTTCGGCCGCTACGAAGCCGCGATCGGGACCGGCCAGTCCAACTTCTGGTTCGCCGCGCGCTGAGCACATGAAATGAAGAAGCTCGCGGCGTGCGCGCGCGCGAGCTTCTTCATCGTTGCCGGGACGCGTCTACCGGGCTTACTTCCCGGAGAAGTCCTCGACGTAGAACGTCTCGTCGTTGCCGACCGTCACCACCGCGACGCCGAGCTTGTGCTCGTTGGCGTCGAGCACGTTCTGCGCATGCGGCGGGCTGTTCATGAACGCCGCGTGCGCGCGCGGCTCGTCGTAGTCGAAGGCGATGTTCTCGCCGGCGTACGTTCCCGCCATGTGCCAGGCCGCCAGCCGGTCGTAGAACGAGACGCCGTTGGGGTCGGTGTGCCCGAAGTAGCCGCGCGCCGCCATCTCGACGGCTTTGGCGTACGCGAACCGGTCGAGCGTGTCGTCCCGCTGGAGCGCCGGGATCCCGCGCTTCGCGCGCTCGGCGTTGACGTCCGCGGCCAGCGCGTTCGCCGCGTCGGCCTCGTTCTCCGGATAATGCGGGTTGTACAAAGCGAGCGTGATCGCCGCTTCGCCGTGATGCGAGGAGCTCACCAGCCGCGGCAGCGGCTGCAGCGCCGGAGCCGATGAAAGCGGTAGAAGCGTCAGCGTCGCTGCCATGAAGGCCGTGATCTGCTTCAAAGCGGTGAACCTCGGTGAGTCGGCGAACCGCCGCACGCGCGCTGAACACAACGCCGTACGAGCGGAACGTGCGGAAACCAAACTGCTCGAGCGTCCTCTGCGAACCAGGCGCTTCGGGTGCACCACCGGCCCTGCTATCGAGCGAAGCAGGAGCGGACGTGTCCGCGAGAGGTCGTATGAGAGCTATCGACGCGGCCCGGCCGATTGTTTAGAGCCGGGCAAGCGCGTCCGTCAGAGGGTGAGCGCGATCACCCTCGGGCGGGCGTTCCGTCCAGCGCCACGCCGGCGCGGTCGTGCGCGGCGCGCGCTTCGCGCATCAAATTCGCCACGATCTCGGCAGCCGGCAGCGGCTTGGCCAGCGCGACCGCCTGCCCGCTCCAGAGGCTGAGCAGCTCAGGCCGCTCCTGCGCGGTGGCGGCGTCGCGGACGTCGCGGGTCAGCCCGTTCTGATACGGATACGGCGCGATCTCGGCCGCGCCGGTCATCTCCTCGATGAAGCGGTTGATCACGCCGCGCGCGTGCTTGCCGGAGAAGACCGTGGTAAGCGTCGTGCGCCGCGCGGCCTCGCTCGCCAGCAGGCCGCGCGCGGCGGGCGAGAGCGACGACTCGTCGCTGAGCAGAAACGCGGAGCCGACTTGCGCCGCGCATGCGCCGAGCGCGAGCACCGCCGCGACGCCGCGGCCGTCGCCGATTCCGCCGGCCGCAAGCACCGGAACCGAGACGGCATCGACGACTTGCGGAACGAGCGCGAGCGTCCCGATCAGCGACTCCTCGAGCGGCGCGAGAAACGCACCGTGGTGGCCGCCGGCTTCGTAGCCTTGCACGCACACGGCGTCCACGCCGGCGCGCTCGAGCGCGACGGCTTCGGCGACCGTCTTCGCGGTGCCGATCGTGAAGATCTCGAGCTCGCGGCAGCGCGCGAGCGCTTCCGCCGGCGGAATCCCGAAGGTGAAGCTGAACACCGCCGGACGCGCTTCGGCGACGACTTCGAACTGTGCGCGAAAGCTGGTAGCCGAGACGGGCGGCGCGTCGGGATGCGGGATCCCGAGCTCGTCGCGATAGCGGCGCAATCGCTCGTGCGCGCGCTGCATGACGTCAGCCGGCGGCGGCGCGTACTCGCCGACGAACAGGTTCACCGCGAACGGGCGATCGGTCAGCGCGCGCACCTGCGCGATCTGCTCGCGAATCTTCGCCGGCGCGTTGTAGCCGCCGGGGAGCGAGCCGAGCCCGCCGGCGCTCGAGACCGCCGCGACGAGCCGCGGCGTCGTCGCACCGGCCATCGGTGCCTGCACGATCGGAACGGCGAGCGTCTGCAGCGGGTTCATGGTGCTCGGATCGTACGCCGCCCCGCGGCACACGGCTAAGACGGAGGTCTGAGCGCTCGTAGACGCGTCGGTCTACCGCGTAGGTATACAGGTCTGTCTACTTTCACGAGGCAAAGCGGCCGTACGACCCACGTGTCAAGGAGACGGTCAATGATCGCGGCAGCGATCCATCCCCATCCGGCGCGCCCCGCACGCCATCCCGACTATCGTCTGCGGCCGTTCACCGAGGGCGACGTCCCGCGCTACGGCGCGCTGCTCGCCTCGCTTTCGCCGGAAGACGTGCGGCTGAGGTTCCACTCCGTCACCGCGCCCTCGGATCCCGAGCAGATTCGCGGCGCGCTGCTCGGCGCCGGCTCGCTCGGCGCGGTTCTCGTCGAGACGTGCGCGGGCGAGCTCGTGGGCGTCGCGCACGCGGCGCCGGCGAACGTGGAACGGCGCGGGGAGTTCGGGATCCTGGTCGCCGCGGCGCACCGCCGACGCGGGCTCGGCGGGGCGCTGGCGGACATGCTGCTGCACGGGATGGCAGCACGCGGGGTCACCCGCGCCGAAGCGTACACCGCCTGGGAGAACCGCGCCGCGGCGGCGCTGCTGCGCTCGCGCGGCTTCCGAGCGCAGCACGTCGGCGGCGGGCTCGTCCGCTGGCTGCGCGGCTGAACCGTTTCCGAACGCGACGCGCCAGGCGCCCTCCGCGGAGCGCCCGAACGTCCCGCCGATGACGTTTCGCACCGGAACCGGCGCGCTGGCGCTCGCCGTCGCCTTCAGCTGTGTCGCGCCGGGATCGGCGGACGCGCTCACGCTGCAGCACCTCGACGACGTGCGCAGCGGCTACCGTGCGCTGACGACGACGTTCTACCGCGGCGTCACCCCGTCGAAGCTGGTCGCCGGCGCGCGCGCCGCGCTCGCCGAGGCGCTGCGCAAGAACGGCCAGACGCTGCCGCCGCTTGCGGCGCACTCGGGCGACGAGCTCGCGCAGATCGTCGCCACGATCGACGCCGCGCGCGGCCGCGGCAAGCTCTCCGAAACCGACCTGACCTTCACGGCGCTGAGCGGGATGGCGCATGCGGCGGGCGACCGCTACACCGTCTTCCTGACGCCGAAAGAGCTGACCGGATTTCAAACGCCGCTGAACCCGCCGCACGTGTTCGGGATCGGCGTGCTGCTGCAGCAGGACGAGACGACGAAAGACGTGAGCGCCTCGTACGTCGCGCCCGGCACGCCGGCCGACGGCGCGGGCGTGCAGAACGGCGACGTCTTCGAAGCGATCGACGGCGTCAGCGTCCGCGGCGAGGACGTCGCGCACGTGCGCGCGCGCCTGCTCGGGCGCACCGGAACGGTCGTGCGCGTGCGCATGCTGCGCAACGGCAAGACGCATGCGGAGTTTTCGATCGTGCGCGCCGAGGTGCATCCGCCGACGGTCTACCAGAAGCTGCTGGCGAACGGCGTGGGTTACATCGCCGTCGGCGTCTTCGGCGAGCCGACCGCTGAAGAGTTCGGCGCCGCGCTCAAGCACCTGCAGCAGCAGAACGCGCGCGCGTACGTCATCGACCTGCGCAACAACGGCGGCGGCTACGTCAACGCGGCGGTCGCGATCGCCGGCCACTTCATCCACTCCGGCCCGATCGTCTCGGTCGCCGAACGCTCGGGAACGACCGAGTTCGACGCCGAGGCGAATGCCGACGTCGCGCGGCCGGTCGCGGTGCTCGTCAACCACTACTCCGCCTCCGCCTCGGAGATCACCGCCGGCGCGCTGCAGGACGCCGGCGTCGCGACGCTGGTCGGGAGCCGCACCTACGGCAAAGGCGTCGTGCAGCAGATCACCTACAACAACGACGGCTCGGCGATGAAGGTCACCACCGCGCGCTACCTGACGCCGCGCAACCGGATCATCGACGGCGTCGGGCTCGTCCCCGACGTCACCGTGAACGAGAACGCGCACGCGCGCTTCGGCGATCCGTCCGCCGACGCACAGCTCGCTGCGGCGATCGCGGCGGTTCAGGCGAAAGCGAGGCTCTAGCCGCCAAGCGACGCCGAGATGCACCTACGAATGGAGGAACGTTCCGCATGTGGTACGTCTACACAACTGCCGATCGGAAAAGATACACGGTCGCACAACAGCCGACCGGCGAGTATGCCTTCCAAGTCGTCGGGCCAATGTCGTACCAGGACGCGTGGGCCTGGATGAAGGCTAACGGCCACGGCTAGGTCATTGAGGCGCGCGCTGCGCGAAAACGTCAGGCTGCGAGCATCAACGTCGTCGAAGTGGCCGGCGACGAGCGCCGCGTGCGCGCGTAGCGTTTGAGCGTGCTGTAGCTGCCGCGGAAGGCGTCGCGCTCGACGAGCTCGTTGTAGAGCTCGCGCAGCGAGGCGCCGCTCGCGAGCGCGTCGTCGATCCGCTCGCGATGGGGTTCGCACACCGACTGCGGCTCACGCAGCTCGTGCAACTGCGCAACCTCGCCGTCGAGTAGGCCGGCGCGGCGGCCGTAGGCCGCGACCGTCTCGCGGCGGTGCCCCGTCTCGTGCTCGATCCGGCGGAGCGACTTCCCTTCGCGGAGCAAGGCCAGGACCCGGTCCCGCTGCGCCTCGGTCAGCGTGTTCATGCCGGGCGCTTCGCGCGCCGGCGCGCGCGGGACCTGCGCGGCGTGGCCGCTTTTGAGTGCCCGGCCGCTTTCGGCGGCCCGAAACGCCCGCACGCTGCCGCGCGCCGCTATACTGCGCGCATGAGCCACCTGGTTCCGATCGTCGTCGAGCAGACCGCGCGCGGCGAACGCTCGTACGATATCTACTCGCGGCTGCTGCAGGAGCGGATCGTTTTCGTCACCGGCCAGATCGACGACGCGCTGGCGAACACCGTCATCGCGCAGCTGCTGTTCCTCGAGCGCGCCGACGCCGACAAGGACATCGACCTCTACATCAACAGCCCGGGCGGCAGCGTGAGCGCGGGGCTCGCGATGTACGACACGATGCAGCTGATCAAGCCGAACGTCGCGACGATCTGCGCCGGCCTCGCCGCCTCGGCCGCGTCGATCCTGCTGACCGGCGGTGCGCCCGGAAAGCGCATGGCGCTGCCGTACAGCAAGGTCCTGATCCACCAGCCGTGGATCGGCCAGATCGGCGGCCAGGCGACCGACATCGAGATCCACGCCCGCGAGCTGCTCGCGACGCGCCGCCTCCTCGCCGAGATCTATCACCGCACGACGAGCAAGCCGGTCGACGAGATCCTGCGCGACCTCGAGCGCGACTTCTACATGAGCGCCGACGAAGCGAAGGCGTACGGGATCATCGACGTCGTGCTGGACGGCGCAAACCGCAACGGCAACGGCGCAGTGCCGGCGTCACCTTGATCCACGCGTCTCTCGCCGCCATGCCCGGCGAGAGACGCGTTCTCCGCGGACTCTACTCGAACCGCAGGGCGCGGATCGGGTCGAGCGCGGCAGCTTTGCGCGCCGGCCAGTAGCCGAAGAAGACTCCGACCGCGGCGCTGAACGCGAGCGCGAGCACCACCGAGACGAGCGGGACGCTCGCCGGCCAGTGCGCGAACAGCACGATCGCCGTAGCGCCCGCGATGCCGAGGACGACGCCGATCGCGCCGCCGCCGGTCGAGAGCACGACCGCTTCGATCAGGAACTGGCGCAGGATCGCCGCGCCGCGCGCGCCGAGCGCGACGCGCAAGCCGATCTCGCGCGTGCGCTCGGTGACCGAGACCAGCATGATGTTCATGATCCCGATCCCGCCGACGATCAGCGAGACCGCCGCCACCGCGGCCAGCAGCAAGCCCAGGATCGACGCGGTCGCCGAGGCGGCCTGCGCGATGTCTTGCAGGTTGCGCACCTGGAAGTCGTCCTGGCCGTTCGTGATGCCGTGGCGCTGCTCCAGCAAACCGGTGATCTGCGTCTGCACCGAGTCGATGTGCGTTCCGTCGACCGCCGAGACCATCAGCGACCCGATCGTCGTGCCGCCGGTGAGGCGCTCGAGCGCCGAGGTGTAGGGAATCAGCGCGGTGTCGTCCTGATCCTGACCGCCGCCGCTCTGTCCTTTTGCGATGAGCGTTCCGATCACGGTGAACGGCACGTTGCGGATCTCGATCGTCCGCCCGATCGGATCGCTGCCGTCGGGAAAGAGTTGGCGCACGACGGTTTGACCCAGCACGACGACCTTCGCTGCCGCGTCGGTCTCCGACTGCGTGAAGAACCGGCCGCTCGAGACGTCCCAGCTGCGCACGACGGTGTACGTCGGAGCGACGCCGGTGACTTGGGTCTGCCAGTTCTGCCCGCCGGCGACCAGCTGGCCGCGCACGTTGACGCTCGGCGAAACCGCGCTGACGCCGGGCAGCTTCGCGATCGCGAGCCCGTCCGCGACGGTGAGCGTCGAGGCGCCGCCGTTTCCAGTGCGCGCGCCGCTGGTCTGCACGCTCCCCGGAATGACGATGATCAGGTTCGAGCCGAGCGAGTTGATCTGGTTCGCGACCGAGCTCTTCGCGCCGGTGCCGAGCGCGACGGTGACGATCACCGCCGCGACGCCGATCACCACCCCGAGCATCGTGAGCATCGAGCGCGAGCGGTTGCGGACCAGCGCCTGCATCGCCAGACGCAGCGTTTGCACGAGGGAGATCATACGAGTACTTTCTCGCGAACGGGTTCGTCGGAGATGATGTGGCCGTCGCGGAAGGTGACGAGCCGGCGCGCGTGCGCGGCGACGTCCGCTTCGTGGGTGACCAGCATGACCGTCATTCCGCGCTCGGCGTTCAAGCGCTGAAAGAGCGCCATCACGTCTTCCGAGGAGGCGGTGTCGAGCGCGCCGGTCGGCTCGTCGGCGAGGATCAGCTGCGGCTGGTTCACGATCGAGCGCGCGATCGCGACGCGCTGCTGCTGGCCGCCCGAGAGCTGGTTCGGCTGGTGCTGCGCGTACTTCGCCAAACCGACCGCGTCGAGCGCCTCCAGCGCGGCGCGCTTGCGCTCCGCGGCCGGAACGCCGGCGTAGATCATCGGCAGCTCGACGTTCTCGATCGCCGTCGTGCGCGGCAGCAAGTTGTAGGCCTGGAAGACGAAGCCGAGCGCGCGCGAGCGCAGGTCGGCGAGCGCGTCGGCGTCGAGCGAGGTCAGCTCGTGGCCGGCGAAGCTGTACGTCCCCGAGGTCGGCCGGTCGAGCAGGCCGACGATGTGCATGAACGTCGACTTCCCCGATCCCGACGGCCCCATCACCGCGACGAACTCGCCCGGCTCGATGGTGAGGTCGACGCCGCGCAGCGCGACGACGTCCTCACCTCCTTCGAGCGGATAGACTTTGCGCAGATCGCGCACCTGAACGACGGGCGTCATCGCGCTACCCGCCCGGCCCGCGGCCGCCACCGCGCGGTCCGCCGCCGCCGCCGCCAAAGAGATTGCGCGTGCTGCCGTTCGACGAAGCGCTGCTGCGCGAGGTGTTGTCGCCGGTGACGACCTGATCGTTCTCGCTCAGCGTTCCGCGCAGCGGCGTGACCGAGGCTTGCGTGTCGCCGACCAGGCCGACGCGCACCGGAACCGGCTGCAGCTTGTTCCCGCGCAGGACGAAGATTCGCCCGAACGCGCCTGCCGTGACCGCGCCGCCGCTCGACGCGCTCGTCGAACCCCACGGCGATGCCGAGGACGCACCGTTGCGCGCGCCGCCTTGCGCTGCGCCGTTCTGCGCTGCGCCGCGCTGCGATCCGCCGCTCTGCGATCCGCCGTTCTGCGAGCCGCCGTTCTGCGAGCCGGCGCCGCGGTTGCGGCGGTTGCCGCGCGTGAACGAGCCGGCCGGCGGGCTGTAGGTGAACGCCGCGAGCGGGACGAGCGTCGCGTTGTCGACGTGCGCGACCTTGATCGTCGCGTTCGCCGTCATCCCGGGGCGCAGCGCGCCGTCCTTGTTGTCGACGTAGACGACGACCGTGTACGTCACCACGTTCGAGACGGTGGTCGGGTTCTGCCGCACCTGTGCGACGGTCGCGTTGAAGGTGCGGTTCGGGTACGCGAGGACGCCGAAGCTGACCGCGTCGCCCGGCGCGACGTGCCCGATGTCGGGCTCGCCGACCGAGAGGTCGAGCTCCATCTTGCCGAGATCTTGCGCGATCGTGAAGAGGGTCGGCGTGTTGAACGACGCCGCGACCGTCTGTCCGACCGAGACCGCGCGCGAGATCACCGTGCCGTCGACCGGCGAGGTGATGATCGTGTGCGCGAGGTTCGCTTCGGCGGTCTTCACCTGCGCCTGCTGAATCCCGATCGCCGCGACGCCCGCGTCGTGCTGCGCCGCCTGGCTCTGCGCGGTCGCGTTCGAGACGCCGGCCTGCGCCGACTGCGCCTGCTCCTGCGCGTTCGCCTGCGCGATCTGCGCCTGCGAAGCTTGGGCCTGCGCCTGCGCCTGCGTCACCGCGGTGCGCGCGGCGTCGAGCGCGCTCTGCGCTGCGACCTCGTTCGACTTGTCGGCGTCGGCTTGCGCCTGCGCGATGTAGCCTTGCGAGAGCAATTGGTTGTCGCGCGCGACCGTCTGCTGCGCGAGCGCGAGCGCGCTCTGCGCTTTGGCGACGTTGGTCTGCGCGGTCGCGATCGCCGCGGTCGAGGCGTTCGCCGTCGCCTGCGCGACGCGCGCGCTCGCGGCGGCCGCTTGGGCCTGTGCTTGCGCGGCGGCGACCGCGGAGGGCCCGCCGCTCGCGGTCGCGCCGGAGGCCTGCGCTTGCGCTTCGCTCTGCGCGAGCGACGCGCGCGCTTGGTCGAGCGCCGCCTGCAGCGTCGTCGGGTCGAGCTTCGCGAGCACCTGGCCCTTCTTCACGTGCGAGTTGAAGTCGGCGTCGATCTCGGCGATCGTCCCCGACTCCTGCGTGCCGACGCTGATCG encodes the following:
- a CDS encoding nitronate monooxygenase, whose amino-acid sequence is MNPLQTLAVPIVQAPMAGATTPRLVAAVSSAGGLGSLPGGYNAPAKIREQIAQVRALTDRPFAVNLFVGEYAPPPADVMQRAHERLRRYRDELGIPHPDAPPVSATSFRAQFEVVAEARPAVFSFTFGIPPAEALARCRELEIFTIGTAKTVAEAVALERAGVDAVCVQGYEAGGHHGAFLAPLEESLIGTLALVPQVVDAVSVPVLAAGGIGDGRGVAAVLALGACAAQVGSAFLLSDESSLSPAARGLLASEAARRTTLTTVFSGKHARGVINRFIEEMTGAAEIAPYPYQNGLTRDVRDAATAQERPELLSLWSGQAVALAKPLPAAEIVANLMREARAAHDRAGVALDGTPARG
- a CDS encoding GNAT family N-acetyltransferase, coding for MIAAAIHPHPARPARHPDYRLRPFTEGDVPRYGALLASLSPEDVRLRFHSVTAPSDPEQIRGALLGAGSLGAVLVETCAGELVGVAHAAPANVERRGEFGILVAAAHRRRGLGGALADMLLHGMAARGVTRAEAYTAWENRAAAALLRSRGFRAQHVGGGLVRWLRG
- a CDS encoding dihydrodipicolinate synthase family protein — protein: MQIERFRDRFKDVIGLIVTPMDRSYAVDEGALRAQIEWCFAQGATGIVATGSIGEFLHLEDAERRRVLEVVLEQTRKRPGASAFAMTSGATTLQALKWTKLAAELGYDCAVVIAPYYWKVGEREVFEHFRAIAEANLLPICVYHNPALSKFHIPPALFRKLAELENVVCVKEVETELQHLEQVADALEGRAIYLQTFRAYLTGRLLGSNGGQINVFAIPACVAIDAAWRGDVALAEEIQRRLNRVFPRGGEAALGALGMTKVTASVVTGIEMGPARPPYLAPDDAEERIAKRLPELYELVPAMRPQKRTAVHAVS
- a CDS encoding ATP-dependent Clp protease proteolytic subunit, coding for MVPIVVEQTARGERSYDIYSRLLQERIVFVTGQIDDALANTVIAQLLFLERADADKDIDLYINSPGGSVSAGLAMYDTMQLIKPNVATICAGLAASAASILLTGGAPGKRMALPYSKVLIHQPWIGQIGGQATDIEIHARELLATRRLLAEIYHRTTSKPVDEILRDLERDFYMSADEAKAYGIIDVVLDGANRNGNGAVPASP
- a CDS encoding S41 family peptidase — protein: MTFRTGTGALALAVAFSCVAPGSADALTLQHLDDVRSGYRALTTTFYRGVTPSKLVAGARAALAEALRKNGQTLPPLAAHSGDELAQIVATIDAARGRGKLSETDLTFTALSGMAHAAGDRYTVFLTPKELTGFQTPLNPPHVFGIGVLLQQDETTKDVSASYVAPGTPADGAGVQNGDVFEAIDGVSVRGEDVAHVRARLLGRTGTVVRVRMLRNGKTHAEFSIVRAEVHPPTVYQKLLANGVGYIAVGVFGEPTAEEFGAALKHLQQQNARAYVIDLRNNGGGYVNAAVAIAGHFIHSGPIVSVAERSGTTEFDAEANADVARPVAVLVNHYSASASEITAGALQDAGVATLVGSRTYGKGVVQQITYNNDGSAMKVTTARYLTPRNRIIDGVGLVPDVTVNENAHARFGDPSADAQLAAAIAAVQAKARL
- a CDS encoding aldehyde dehydrogenase, translated to MIPDETIAGPPSTTQLWIDGAYADAADGATYEDVDPASGEAFARIARGGAADVARAVGAARRAFDDGPWPRTTAAERAKVLRTLAALLLEHREELARLESRDAGKPFRETADRDVPRAADNCAFFASAVEQREQSAFFDRKPFLGEQREIASIVREEPVGVCALLTPWNSPLMQATWKIAPAIAAGNTCVLKPSELTPLSTLRLAELCAQAGVPDGVVNVVTGFGPEAGAPLVADPRVDAVAFTGSEPTGIAINLAAAPTLKKVTLELGGKSANVVCDDADLELAVEGSVLAMFRHSGQVCLAGTRLYVQHKIYDRFLERYLERVRNLRVGDPQSRESDLGPLITAGHRERVERFCAQADDEGVPALLRGRRPDEASLAAGNYLGPTIFAPRDESQAVAREEVFGPVLSVFRFETLDEVVARANATRYGLSSYVWTASIANGLRFAERVRAGMCWINGYFLRDLRQPFGGVRMSGLGREGGRWSLDFFTEPKLVCISY
- a CDS encoding catechol 1,2-dioxygenase; protein product: MIAAGLFSTHVPRLMILDPEARRRYMGQNVTTFYDALPQIKRERIDALEFDTFVVIDTHWHSTLEFILNAHARHEGLYTSDEIPWMIHEYAYDYPGDPELAALIAQESKARGVPAEAAAHRGLPVHYGTLNPMHYYNPGPSKKRVLPVSVLDTAEVEPNLRFGEAVTAAAERCGRRVLLVASGGMSHRFWPLATIRQRAGADPSDISDPALRAFDERIMAWWRAGDHAAVLAHADEFRRTCSPEGRFAHYLVLAGAHGGAAWRARGEQFGRYEAAIGTGQSNFWFAAR